A stretch of the Methylacidiphilum caldifontis genome encodes the following:
- the cas5d gene encoding type I-D CRISPR-associated protein Cas5/Csc1 — translation MIIYKLELSLMEKVFFASREISNFFITEPVIGNYALVYAFGFMNAPYHIDSIKNETPNYLWDLRSINEMGIYITPATPIDGVELELERFNGLSDSYWYMMSNNIVAASLEYKLTKKTARPANFPQQGRLRLLLRGNKFTCFIISNQEIHIPSYIRLGKFNSKTKVDIKKVYTDPIAIKKDEASVDIYLNPLDLPPESNLKLYDLFNIPPVPLISNALIEGNFYYLDGIFLPSGLRFGIPRVQEKTSRKKNEH, via the coding sequence ATGATTATCTATAAGCTTGAATTAAGCCTTATGGAAAAGGTGTTTTTTGCAAGCAGAGAAATCAGTAATTTTTTTATTACAGAACCTGTTATCGGTAATTATGCCCTAGTGTATGCTTTTGGTTTTATGAATGCTCCCTACCACATTGACTCTATAAAAAACGAAACTCCTAACTACCTATGGGACTTAAGATCTATAAATGAAATGGGCATCTATATAACTCCTGCTACTCCAATTGATGGCGTGGAACTGGAACTTGAGCGTTTTAATGGCTTATCCGATAGCTACTGGTATATGATGAGTAATAACATTGTAGCAGCAAGCTTGGAATATAAATTAACAAAAAAAACAGCAAGACCTGCAAACTTTCCCCAACAAGGCCGGCTTAGACTTTTATTAAGAGGAAACAAATTTACTTGTTTCATCATCTCTAATCAAGAAATACATATTCCTTCTTATATACGACTTGGTAAATTCAACAGCAAAACTAAAGTAGATATAAAAAAAGTTTATACCGATCCAATAGCTATCAAAAAGGATGAAGCAAGTGTTGATATTTATCTGAATCCTCTTGATTTACCACCTGAATCAAACCTGAAACTCTATGACCTTTTTAATATTCCTCCTGTACCCCTTATCTCTAATGCATTAATTGAAGGCAATTTCTATTATCTCGATGGAATTTTCTTACCATCAGGACTAAGATTTGGGATACCTCGGGTACAGGAAAAAACATCAAGAAAAAAAAATGAGCATTGA
- the cas7d gene encoding type I-D CRISPR-associated protein Cas7/Csc2, whose translation MIQVLQNYKDFLLDSYSNLPLGKYISIVLVRETQGETIFRTEGSGEPLNREFVLAGMDHNEPIQRIIISKRKQTAVERRTGREFLRSYGLLSLNGKECMLNTNEPCERCVDCWLYGYAVGGGGAQKSRVITEEAFSLLPAGQIVDRKTFNALFDNSTMRHPKTGEPSASLGSSEYVKPESQFIDIETLKDVTEAEFVYVLANILNSKRYGAISSKIGRIDNHIVGIIFSNSEIFSTLELTQRTYDLLKADLNELDHPLNTQIVITKTREAISHLLPSIIGRKVQMKEEEIRNLVFEVNRIYEEPKQFLINLTNSYPEMKK comes from the coding sequence ATGATTCAAGTTCTTCAAAACTATAAAGATTTTTTGCTAGATAGTTATTCAAACCTTCCATTAGGGAAATACATTAGCATAGTCCTAGTTAGAGAAACTCAAGGAGAAACGATATTTAGAACGGAGGGTAGTGGAGAACCATTAAATCGAGAATTTGTCTTAGCAGGAATGGATCACAATGAACCCATTCAGAGAATAATCATTTCAAAAAGAAAGCAGACAGCGGTAGAGCGTAGAACAGGTAGGGAATTTCTAAGGTCTTATGGACTGTTAAGCCTAAATGGCAAGGAGTGTATGTTAAATACCAACGAGCCTTGTGAAAGATGTGTTGATTGCTGGCTTTATGGCTATGCTGTAGGTGGAGGGGGTGCACAAAAATCAAGGGTGATTACTGAAGAAGCATTTTCACTTCTACCTGCAGGACAGATTGTAGATAGAAAAACCTTTAATGCTCTTTTCGACAATAGTACAATGAGGCATCCAAAAACAGGTGAACCATCTGCAAGTCTTGGTTCAAGTGAATATGTAAAACCTGAATCCCAATTTATAGATATAGAAACTTTAAAAGATGTGACAGAAGCTGAATTTGTTTATGTTCTAGCAAATATATTGAATTCAAAACGCTATGGAGCGATCTCTTCTAAAATTGGAAGAATAGACAACCATATAGTTGGAATCATATTTAGCAACTCAGAAATTTTCAGCACATTAGAGCTTACTCAGAGAACGTATGATTTACTTAAAGCTGACTTGAACGAACTTGATCATCCATTAAATACACAGATAGTGATTACAAAAACAAGAGAAGCTATATCTCATCTTCTTCCTTCGATTATTGGGCGAAAGGTACAAATGAAAGAAGAAGAAATAAGGAATCTGGTATTTGAAGTTAACAGGATCTATGAAGAGCCAAAACAGTTTCTTATTAACCTTACAAATTCCTACCCTGAAATGAAAAAATAA
- the cas10d gene encoding type I-D CRISPR-associated protein Cas10d/Csc3, whose product MATLLDKKLSNTIIDNYIEHVVKDGLKSLQDHKQYGIREGTTLADHLINGAFTIYTLKNAIGLSDIETMLLMSTFSIHDLNKLSNDPEASLSKLVDNQDFVKENIFKMAVDKFFKEWEEYYNDIISLIRAHSGHFHLSGDQLIPAKDKTKLGLIRIKALSHIMKAVDIIDLSKEFNERRKKEEFLHHINSASKIQYRWISHKLTEHRGVLSNIIHNQIIDVFQSYKAIPLLVYAEGTWYMLPNSVDLPSRENLIEEISQKFDSKLSKLRIEDLSKVINMTKDGIKIDESIIDLLPADEILKEVDTLIYKRNFKIQDQIEKAKEKAQKNGIDFDEYIKKNGLRVFTTRDDMVKGEFLRTTYLFINAHFSKEIKSWFNIDDAWKLICNRLGIEENVFEVFDKLYDRSFVIGANVSLNIEELKEKLTRLWNEILIKRNSSSRELKDNIFKSYMEKSIVFDLGQDQSKVSFESFLISYVTQNHKQDCYGSFEGNTDKWMAPQVPNGILVQQFSNRLPAGASIEPKRYVSEITKEQFFIEKMVFRTGSEKATYLHFMPERFLPYAQLEILKKELIDLVRDEDILLGLDDKSLAERKEKVYFGNKNFGISLPKYSEVIANIISIPVFVKAETTSERTLRALEYGGRLGLEFGLKVIVSESSIPPLSANSFEFLFIDNTNWQVQSFLCGKKVSKEKVKDLIASFDSVRSIENKIRDDWKHSYFYTLITSLAESPLRIFWEIDRTLEKKLRGSKIKNPEWLAINICSQIKEDVERLDSRRNVMGEDKLKLSDYIKELAKIGWDGKIKGETLVRNSLLYPLNEIFDNLRKESSVFDIEAKRASIIQKIFDHLSRIIEWEVGKTKYNHVTNFVNTFLEMYDKLYGNKLSKLLSDEKDIKSAYLFYLRNEINTSKEEKNDSSSSKL is encoded by the coding sequence TTGGCAACTCTACTTGATAAAAAACTATCAAACACAATTATAGATAATTACATAGAGCACGTAGTCAAAGACGGACTAAAATCGCTCCAAGATCATAAGCAATATGGAATAAGAGAAGGGACTACGCTTGCAGATCATTTAATAAACGGGGCATTTACGATATATACGCTCAAAAACGCTATTGGACTTTCTGATATAGAGACCATGCTCCTTATGTCAACTTTCTCAATACACGATTTGAATAAACTCTCAAATGATCCTGAAGCCTCGCTTAGTAAGCTTGTGGATAATCAGGATTTTGTAAAGGAAAATATATTCAAAATGGCAGTTGATAAGTTCTTTAAAGAGTGGGAGGAATACTATAATGATATAATTTCCTTAATCAGGGCACATTCAGGGCACTTTCATCTTTCAGGTGATCAATTAATCCCTGCTAAAGACAAAACTAAACTCGGTCTAATTAGAATAAAAGCGCTTTCCCATATTATGAAAGCTGTAGATATTATAGATCTGTCTAAGGAATTTAATGAAAGGAGAAAAAAAGAAGAATTTCTGCATCACATAAACTCAGCGTCAAAAATACAATATAGATGGATAAGTCACAAATTAACTGAACATAGAGGAGTCTTAAGTAACATAATTCATAATCAGATTATTGATGTCTTTCAATCTTATAAAGCAATTCCTCTTTTAGTTTATGCTGAAGGTACATGGTACATGTTACCAAATAGTGTTGATCTGCCATCCCGTGAAAATCTTATTGAAGAGATCTCTCAGAAATTTGATAGCAAACTATCTAAACTACGAATCGAAGATTTATCAAAAGTAATAAACATGACGAAAGACGGAATTAAAATTGATGAGAGCATTATTGATCTTCTACCTGCTGATGAAATTTTAAAGGAAGTTGATACACTTATATATAAAAGAAATTTCAAAATTCAAGACCAAATAGAAAAAGCAAAGGAAAAGGCACAAAAGAATGGAATCGATTTCGATGAATACATAAAGAAAAACGGCTTGCGTGTGTTTACTACTCGAGACGATATGGTTAAAGGTGAATTTCTAAGAACTACTTATTTGTTTATAAATGCTCATTTCTCAAAGGAGATTAAAAGTTGGTTTAATATAGATGATGCTTGGAAATTAATTTGCAACAGGTTGGGTATCGAAGAAAATGTATTTGAAGTTTTTGATAAACTTTATGACAGGTCTTTTGTAATTGGAGCCAATGTTTCTTTAAACATAGAAGAGCTTAAAGAAAAGCTAACTCGATTATGGAATGAAATCTTAATAAAGAGGAATTCTTCTAGTAGGGAGTTAAAGGATAACATTTTCAAATCCTACATGGAAAAATCAATTGTGTTTGACTTAGGCCAAGATCAATCAAAAGTGAGTTTTGAAAGTTTCCTAATTTCCTATGTAACTCAAAACCATAAACAAGACTGTTACGGTTCCTTCGAAGGTAATACAGATAAATGGATGGCTCCTCAAGTCCCAAACGGAATTTTGGTTCAACAATTTTCTAACAGGCTTCCTGCAGGAGCTTCGATTGAGCCTAAACGGTATGTGTCTGAAATTACAAAAGAGCAGTTTTTCATAGAAAAGATGGTTTTTAGGACAGGTTCAGAAAAAGCAACGTATCTCCACTTTATGCCGGAAAGATTTTTGCCTTATGCTCAGCTTGAAATTCTAAAAAAAGAGTTAATTGATCTGGTTCGGGATGAGGATATACTTTTGGGGTTAGATGATAAGTCCCTGGCTGAAAGAAAAGAAAAGGTATACTTTGGAAATAAGAATTTTGGTATATCACTTCCAAAGTATTCTGAAGTTATTGCAAATATAATATCTATTCCTGTTTTTGTAAAAGCGGAAACCACTAGCGAAAGGACACTCAGGGCTTTGGAGTATGGTGGAAGGTTGGGATTAGAGTTTGGATTAAAGGTTATAGTTAGTGAATCTTCTATTCCACCATTAAGTGCAAATTCATTTGAGTTCCTCTTTATTGATAATACTAATTGGCAGGTTCAATCATTTTTATGTGGAAAAAAGGTGTCTAAAGAGAAAGTAAAAGATTTGATAGCATCTTTTGATTCAGTAAGGAGTATAGAAAACAAAATAAGAGATGACTGGAAACATAGTTATTTTTACACACTAATTACATCACTTGCAGAAAGCCCTCTTAGAATATTTTGGGAAATAGACAGAACGTTGGAGAAAAAGTTAAGAGGATCGAAAATAAAAAATCCCGAATGGCTTGCTATAAATATTTGTTCACAAATAAAAGAAGATGTAGAAAGATTAGATTCAAGGAGGAATGTTATGGGTGAAGATAAGTTAAAGTTATCCGATTACATTAAAGAATTAGCTAAAATAGGTTGGGATGGGAAAATAAAAGGAGAGACATTGGTCAGAAATTCTCTACTATATCCTTTAAACGAAATATTTGATAATTTAAGAAAAGAATCCTCTGTTTTCGATATTGAAGCAAAGAGAGCTTCTATTATCCAAAAAATATTTGATCACCTTAGTCGAATAATTGAGTGGGAAGTCGGAAAGACAAAATATAATCATGTAACTAATTTCGTAAATACATTTCTTGAAATGTATGACAAGTTGTATGGTAACAAGCTATCTAAACTTTTATCTGATGAGAAAGATATAAAATCGGCTTATCTATTTTATTTAAGAAACGAAATAAATACTTCTAAGGAGGAAAAAAATGATTCAAGTTCTTCAAAACTATAA
- a CDS encoding helix-turn-helix transcriptional regulator, whose translation MTGMRPVRLIQICHEIKTNPNRRPKELYEALDISKQQFYKDKKLLERLGFKFTYSSKKKSLIIDQDLLINIYDLTLNEIFALVMSVRQLSAIEDYSLTQDALSGIRKIINQAPIDVRRIFQGALDEIVFKEGFGCNSKIIETLTEAIKENVRRLIIIYDNYKKGELVEYEFDPYTIFPKKNGLYVEGYSFTHKDYCMFRINRIKDIRFTEFIVPRRSDYSFKERHKNSFGVFIGSQITKVKLRFTKRVSKYMQEPPWSLRGKITTMLSNGDIIYEITTSYPREVMWWVLQWGDEAEILGPEWLREEVIKILHRSLGNYKNDKINEQI comes from the coding sequence ATGACGGGAATGAGGCCGGTAAGATTAATTCAAATTTGCCATGAAATAAAAACAAATCCCAATCGAAGGCCAAAAGAACTTTATGAAGCCTTGGATATTTCAAAACAGCAGTTTTACAAGGACAAAAAGCTTCTAGAGAGACTGGGATTTAAATTTACCTATTCTTCCAAAAAGAAATCTCTAATTATAGATCAGGACTTGTTAATAAATATATACGATCTGACTCTAAATGAGATATTTGCACTTGTTATGTCAGTAAGGCAGCTTTCAGCGATTGAGGACTATAGCCTCACACAGGATGCCCTTAGTGGCATAAGGAAGATAATAAACCAGGCCCCGATTGACGTTAGGAGGATATTTCAGGGTGCTCTTGATGAAATAGTCTTTAAGGAAGGCTTTGGTTGTAATTCAAAGATAATAGAAACTCTAACTGAAGCGATAAAGGAAAACGTAAGACGTTTAATCATCATTTATGATAACTATAAAAAAGGCGAACTGGTAGAATACGAATTCGATCCATACACAATATTTCCGAAGAAGAACGGACTTTATGTTGAGGGTTATTCCTTTACCCATAAGGATTATTGCATGTTTCGTATAAACAGAATTAAGGATATAAGGTTTACTGAGTTTATAGTACCAAGAAGAAGCGACTATTCTTTTAAGGAAAGGCATAAGAATAGCTTTGGAGTGTTTATAGGAAGCCAAATAACAAAAGTGAAACTAAGGTTTACAAAAAGAGTTTCAAAATACATGCAGGAACCTCCATGGTCATTGCGAGGGAAGATAACTACTATGCTTTCAAATGGTGATATTATATATGAAATTACAACATCGTATCCAAGGGAGGTCATGTGGTGGGTGCTTCAGTGGGGAGATGAGGCCGAGATCCTTGGGCCAGAATGGTTAAGGGAGGAAGTAATAAAGATACTTCATAGATCTTTAGGAAATTATAAAAACGACAAGATCAATGAACAGATCTAA
- a CDS encoding FkbM family methyltransferase yields the protein MGLEKKFDLYLEWTSFLRSKLCQIILWAYYKNIFLGDWVLYLDNGTKFTYHSDTGLFPLSFSFSGITDFRDMKFLSRYLRKGDFVFDCGAHQGLYSVYLAKLVGNEGRVFAIEPSKRFISYLEKNKQENNLYSIEIFPFAAGNKKEKKTFYENGPFSRLSVQSFDNSSIEVEVICLDELLDRGLRYAFGKIDVEGAELLVLQGLTKMLKEANPPVLQIEITKLVKDYGYSAQELKEFLFDLGYMLYLYSPWSNQLLKRSKPWKSCINSLAIHHKSIEFVIDRLKSKNQEKGL from the coding sequence ATGGGTTTGGAAAAAAAGTTTGATTTGTATTTAGAATGGACCAGTTTTTTACGCTCGAAGCTCTGCCAGATTATTCTCTGGGCATATTACAAAAATATCTTTTTGGGCGACTGGGTTCTTTACCTTGATAACGGCACAAAATTTACTTACCACTCAGACACGGGTCTCTTTCCCCTATCGTTTTCATTTTCAGGTATAACTGATTTCAGGGACATGAAATTTTTAAGCCGGTATTTAAGAAAAGGAGATTTTGTGTTTGACTGTGGTGCACATCAAGGACTTTACAGTGTATATCTAGCCAAGCTTGTAGGCAATGAAGGTCGAGTTTTTGCAATTGAACCTTCCAAAAGATTTATTTCCTATTTAGAGAAAAACAAACAGGAAAATAACCTTTACTCTATAGAAATCTTTCCTTTTGCAGCGGGGAATAAAAAAGAAAAAAAAACATTTTATGAAAACGGACCCTTTAGCCGACTATCTGTTCAATCTTTTGACAATTCCTCAATAGAAGTCGAGGTTATCTGCCTTGATGAACTCCTTGACCGTGGGCTTCGATATGCTTTTGGTAAAATAGATGTAGAAGGAGCCGAGCTCCTTGTTCTTCAGGGACTGACAAAAATGCTTAAAGAGGCAAATCCACCGGTCTTGCAAATAGAAATTACAAAATTAGTCAAAGATTACGGCTACTCAGCTCAAGAACTTAAAGAGTTTCTCTTCGATTTGGGCTACATGCTATATCTCTACTCCCCATGGTCAAATCAACTTTTAAAAAGAAGCAAACCTTGGAAAAGCTGCATAAACTCTTTAGCTATTCACCATAAAAGCATAGAGTTTGTGATCGACCGGCTGAAGTCAAAAAACCAAGAGAAAGGACTCTAA
- a CDS encoding gamma-glutamylcyclotransferase family protein produces MDSCHLTGQNLLGRLNLFVYGTLKRGFSGHEQFCKGALSIKKAAVYGRLYEHRSGFPVLYVPETSILAEGTEDYLSDLAKQKNLLSKGSVWFGLHESNLLKNNWQIIQGELLTFNDPQSRLRLIDDYEGFWPASHCLFKRVLVPVNVEKISLAAWLYIGGSICRDNLVWLKEGCWPTQRRS; encoded by the coding sequence ATGGACTCCTGTCATTTAACAGGGCAAAACCTTTTGGGTCGATTAAACCTTTTTGTCTATGGTACGCTTAAGCGCGGGTTCTCTGGTCATGAACAGTTTTGTAAAGGGGCGCTGTCTATTAAGAAAGCGGCTGTTTATGGTCGGCTATATGAACATAGATCAGGTTTTCCCGTCCTGTATGTGCCTGAAACATCAATATTAGCTGAAGGAACTGAAGATTATCTTTCGGATTTAGCTAAACAAAAAAATCTGTTGTCTAAAGGTAGCGTTTGGTTCGGTCTCCATGAGAGTAATCTGTTAAAGAACAATTGGCAGATTATCCAAGGCGAGTTATTGACTTTTAATGATCCACAGAGTCGGCTTCGACTTATTGATGATTACGAGGGATTTTGGCCGGCTAGCCATTGCCTTTTTAAGCGAGTGCTTGTTCCGGTTAACGTTGAGAAAATATCTCTTGCTGCTTGGCTCTACATAGGGGGATCTATTTGTAGGGATAACCTTGTATGGCTTAAAGAAGGATGTTGGCCAACTCAAAGGAGATCATAA